In one window of Terriglobales bacterium DNA:
- a CDS encoding prepilin-type N-terminal cleavage/methylation domain-containing protein gives MRTERKRERGFSLLEMMIVIVILTVVIGIVMKELVDMQRVNMDQTARVDLTQEARQFLDQISLDLHQAGYPGWRLFDSAAPPTADKIANGMLAGAGHPMFPVENGIEYVSGTEVQFEGDIDGSGQVSEVYLQLVDSNGNPAVACSLATPCMLRRGVIPKALAMAGAAPTYYTELTGVMNTNIFAARDSAGNVLGLPVTDPNDLGNIRSIDITVQVRSTVPTFAGQYPLITLVSGAKINSVLN, from the coding sequence ATGAGAACGGAACGCAAGCGCGAGCGCGGATTCTCGCTGCTGGAAATGATGATCGTGATCGTGATCCTGACGGTCGTGATCGGGATCGTGATGAAGGAACTGGTGGACATGCAGCGGGTCAACATGGACCAGACCGCGCGCGTGGACCTGACGCAGGAAGCGCGCCAGTTCCTCGACCAGATCTCGCTCGACCTGCACCAGGCCGGCTACCCGGGCTGGCGCTTGTTCGACTCCGCCGCGCCGCCGACGGCCGACAAGATCGCCAACGGCATGCTGGCCGGCGCCGGGCACCCCATGTTCCCGGTGGAGAACGGCATCGAGTACGTGAGCGGGACCGAGGTGCAGTTCGAGGGCGACATCGACGGCTCGGGCCAGGTGAGCGAGGTCTACCTGCAACTGGTGGACTCGAACGGCAACCCGGCGGTCGCCTGCTCGCTGGCGACGCCCTGCATGTTGCGCCGCGGCGTGATCCCCAAGGCGCTGGCGATGGCTGGGGCGGCGCCGACCTACTACACCGAATTGACCGGCGTGATGAACACCAACATCTTTGCCGCGCGCGATTCGGCGGGCAACGTCCTGGGGCTTCCGGTGACCGACCCCAACGACCTGGGCAACATCCGGTCCATCGACATCACGGTGCAGGTGCGCTCGACCGTGCCGACGTTCGCGGGGCAGTACCCGCTCATCACGCTGGTCTCAGGCGCCAAGATCAACTCGGTTCTGAACTAG
- a CDS encoding PilX N-terminal domain-containing pilus assembly protein: protein MKRNPSGHRNGERGIALITVLLALLLLSAIGLGMMYMTNMETSINANFRRQQVAYFAARAGLEEVRARMMKASPNSLWPLITPGSIPTAIKNYDPGMARGPLTFIPTGNNQAILYILNEGNQAGSVRPWDINNQYYDDELCHDGYNLPGLQAQNSIDYSVRCTTLPNGNLWYQTATSTAPWNGTSAALPWKWARVALKLNGSQQNYPVSSVAGAATGVCFNAANEQVLPAGTAQCNDTIPSMNPVFLVTVLAVTTTGARRMVQAEVGLQPTQPFQYGMFATGNTCPSPLVVGGGSTTDAYYSSAGPYGGTNVYNTGGDVGAVSTVTVIGSGTAIGGSVGSVLPAGVGACGTAALNTSQTPLVGNPTNAVCGAGAPTNCIANIATAPIVPTPPPPSPLPPTTNKVYNSNTSLTPGTYGNVTVSGGSTLTLAPGTYNWNSLTFVGNSNIVVSPPGAVVFNFAGTGISSPAKVFDMGGGSLTCAGCVPKDFQVMYGGTAKIALNGGAATFMQVNAPNAAITLSGNGDFYGAILGKSIDVSGGAKFHYDLDSSIVSISNAYFTLLAFRESFY from the coding sequence ATGAAACGCAATCCATCGGGTCATCGCAACGGGGAACGCGGCATCGCGCTCATCACGGTGCTGCTGGCGCTGCTGCTGCTCTCGGCCATCGGGCTGGGCATGATGTACATGACCAACATGGAGACCAGCATCAACGCGAACTTCCGGCGGCAGCAGGTGGCGTACTTCGCCGCTCGCGCCGGGCTGGAAGAGGTCCGCGCCCGCATGATGAAGGCGAGCCCGAACAGCCTGTGGCCGCTCATCACCCCGGGCTCCATCCCGACCGCCATCAAGAACTACGACCCGGGAATGGCGCGCGGCCCGCTGACGTTCATTCCGACCGGCAACAACCAGGCCATCCTGTACATCCTCAACGAAGGCAACCAGGCGGGCTCGGTGCGGCCGTGGGACATCAACAACCAGTACTACGACGACGAGCTCTGCCACGACGGCTACAACCTGCCGGGATTGCAGGCGCAGAACAGCATCGACTACTCGGTGCGGTGCACCACGCTGCCGAATGGCAATCTGTGGTATCAGACGGCGACCAGCACGGCGCCGTGGAACGGCACCTCGGCCGCGCTGCCCTGGAAGTGGGCGCGCGTGGCGCTGAAGCTCAACGGCTCGCAGCAGAACTATCCGGTCAGCAGCGTCGCCGGCGCGGCGACAGGGGTGTGCTTCAACGCCGCGAACGAGCAGGTGCTTCCCGCCGGTACGGCGCAGTGCAACGACACGATCCCGAGCATGAACCCGGTCTTCCTGGTCACGGTGCTGGCGGTGACGACCACAGGCGCGCGCCGCATGGTGCAGGCCGAGGTCGGGCTGCAGCCGACGCAACCGTTCCAGTATGGGATGTTCGCCACCGGCAACACCTGCCCGAGTCCGCTGGTCGTCGGCGGTGGCTCGACCACCGACGCGTACTACTCCTCGGCCGGGCCCTATGGCGGCACGAACGTGTACAACACGGGCGGCGACGTGGGCGCGGTCAGCACTGTGACCGTGATCGGCAGCGGCACGGCGATCGGTGGCTCGGTCGGCAGCGTCTTGCCTGCCGGCGTGGGTGCCTGTGGCACAGCTGCCCTGAACACGAGCCAGACCCCACTCGTGGGGAATCCGACCAATGCCGTGTGCGGCGCCGGTGCGCCGACCAACTGCATCGCCAACATCGCGACGGCGCCAATCGTGCCCACGCCACCACCGCCCTCGCCGCTGCCGCCTACGACCAACAAGGTCTACAACAGCAACACGTCGCTGACGCCGGGCACCTATGGCAACGTGACGGTCTCCGGCGGTTCCACCCTGACCCTCGCTCCGGGGACTTACAACTGGAACAGCCTCACGTTCGTCGGCAACTCGAACATCGTCGTCAGCCCTCCGGGCGCGGTGGTGTTCAACTTTGCCGGCACCGGCATCAGCAGCCCGGCGAAGGTCTTTGATATGGGTGGCGGCAGCCTTACGTGCGCCGGCTGCGTGCCCAAGGATTTCCAGGTGATGTACGGGGGCACGGCGAAGATCGCTCTCAACGGCGGCGCAGCCACCTTCATGCAGGTGAATGCTCCGAATGCGGCGATCACACTCTCGGGTAACGGTGATTTCTACGGCGCCATCCTGGGCAAGTCGATCGACGTGAGCGGCGGCGCCAAGTTCCACTACGACCTGGATTCGTCCATCGTCAGCATCTCGAACGCCTACTTCACACTGTTGGCGTTCCGTGAGTCGTTCTACTGA
- a CDS encoding A/G-specific adenine glycosylase yields the protein MPLALADFRRRLLRWYDRHARALPWRGTRDPYRVWLSEVMLQQTRVAAVLGHYRDFLRRFPTLRALAAANERDVLAAWSGLGYYRRARLLHRAAQVVAREHGANMPRSAKGLRGLPGVGRYTAAAIASIAFGEPVAVVDGNVERVLARLAGRALPPAETWLRAQELLAPRRAGDFNQAMMELGATVCLPDKPLCGRCPVAAACATRGELPRAASRPRRKQEVAYALARRNGSVRLVQRNANASLMPGMWELPACTANGAPALMRLRHAITVTDYTVVVFEEPSRAGRWVEISRLSELPLTGLTRKILKRAGML from the coding sequence GTGCCGCTCGCCCTCGCTGACTTCCGCCGCCGGCTGCTGCGCTGGTACGACCGCCACGCGCGCGCGCTGCCGTGGCGCGGGACGCGCGACCCGTACCGCGTCTGGCTGTCGGAGGTCATGCTGCAGCAGACGCGCGTCGCTGCGGTGCTGGGCCACTATCGCGACTTCCTGCGGCGCTTTCCGACGCTGCGCGCGCTGGCCGCCGCGAACGAGCGCGACGTGCTGGCGGCGTGGAGCGGGCTGGGCTACTACCGGCGCGCGCGCCTGCTGCACCGCGCCGCGCAGGTGGTCGCGCGGGAGCACGGTGCGAACATGCCGCGCAGCGCGAAAGGATTGCGCGGGCTCCCCGGCGTGGGACGGTACACCGCGGCGGCGATTGCCAGCATTGCGTTCGGCGAGCCGGTCGCCGTGGTGGACGGCAACGTGGAGCGCGTGCTGGCGCGCCTGGCCGGCCGGGCACTGCCGCCGGCCGAGACCTGGCTGCGCGCGCAGGAGCTGCTCGCGCCGCGCCGCGCGGGAGATTTCAACCAGGCGATGATGGAACTGGGCGCGACCGTCTGCCTGCCGGACAAGCCACTGTGCGGGCGTTGTCCCGTCGCCGCGGCGTGCGCGACGCGCGGCGAGCTGCCGCGCGCCGCGAGCCGGCCGCGCCGCAAGCAAGAGGTCGCCTACGCGCTGGCGCGGCGCAACGGTTCGGTGCGGCTGGTCCAGCGGAATGCGAACGCGAGCCTGATGCCGGGGATGTGGGAGCTGCCGGCCTGCACGGCAAATGGCGCACCAGCACTGATGCGCTTGCGGCATGCGATCACCGTCACCGACTACACGGTCGTCGTCTTCGAAGAGCCGTCGCGCGCAGGGAGGTGGGTGGAGATCTCGCGGTTGTCGGAGCTGCCGCTCACCGGTCTCACGCGCAAGATCCTGAAACGCGCGGGCATGCTCTAG
- a CDS encoding TlpA disulfide reductase family protein, which yields MPTLEAGTKAPAVNLPTMTGETFDLGEALKHGPVALAFFKISCPICQMTFPYLERLHRANAGGKVQMVGVSQDSKADTAGFLKEYGITFAVALDDTSRYPVSNAYGLTNVPTVFLISPDGGGAIELTSVGWYKKDIEELNAKMAALAGKAPQPVFKPGEDVPDFKAG from the coding sequence ATGCCCACGCTCGAAGCCGGAACCAAGGCGCCCGCAGTCAATCTGCCCACGATGACAGGGGAGACCTTCGACCTCGGCGAGGCGCTGAAGCACGGCCCGGTCGCGCTGGCGTTCTTCAAGATCAGCTGCCCGATCTGCCAGATGACGTTCCCGTACCTCGAGCGGCTGCATCGCGCCAACGCGGGCGGCAAGGTGCAGATGGTCGGCGTCTCGCAGGACTCGAAGGCCGACACCGCCGGGTTCCTGAAGGAGTACGGCATCACCTTTGCGGTGGCGCTCGACGACACCAGCCGCTATCCCGTGTCCAACGCCTATGGCCTGACCAACGTGCCGACCGTCTTCCTTATCTCGCCGGACGGCGGCGGCGCCATCGAGCTGACCAGCGTGGGCTGGTACAAGAAGGACATCGAGGAGCTCAATGCGAAGATGGCGGCGCTGGCGGGCAAGGCGCCGCAGCCGGTATTCAAGCCCGGCGAGGACGTGCCCGACTTCAAGGCCGGTTGA
- a CDS encoding M28 family peptidase: MRKLVAVIILLSTLAAAQSAKAAKTKAAGPGIPGVPAAMHSIDAERIKAQVKFLSDDLLEGRGTGQRGGDVAARYLAAEFELYGLKPAGDNGTYFQKVPMVGVTTDPKQSTFTIVPQAGGAMELTFGADYITTNLTQTEVAEVDAPIVFAGYGIDAPEYQWNDFKDVDVKGKVLMLFVNEPPSDDPKFFTGRALTYYGRWTYKYEQAARKGAVGVLLIHKTEMASYGWDVVKNSWSGEKSYLHIQPGEPKLKAASWIQLEVARKALAAAGHDLDQLLAAARQRDFRPIALPLSLKAHIVSQVRSFVSNNVVAMLPGSDAKLKDQAIFYTAHYDHFGVHANEPGDNIYNGALDNATGCAMVLELARAWSQATPRPKRSIYFAAVTAEEQGLLGSEYLGKHPPLPAKSIQLDLNYDDVKPYGYPEQLEVVGYDRTSFAPVVEQTAKAFRLKIMPDAAPEAGHYYRSDHFSMARVGVPAFSVGAGRKYRGKSEEWGNKMYDDYTAKDYHKPSDEFREEFDFTANAVLAKFGFVLGWKAAQQPGQVEWKKGDEFERARQNSAKGTPE, translated from the coding sequence ATGCGCAAGCTGGTCGCAGTGATCATCCTTCTTTCCACGTTGGCGGCGGCGCAATCCGCGAAAGCCGCAAAGACGAAGGCCGCCGGGCCCGGCATCCCAGGCGTCCCCGCGGCGATGCATTCCATCGACGCTGAGCGCATCAAGGCCCAGGTGAAGTTCCTCTCCGACGACCTGCTGGAAGGTCGCGGCACCGGCCAGCGCGGCGGCGACGTGGCGGCGCGGTACCTGGCAGCCGAGTTCGAGCTCTACGGCCTGAAGCCCGCGGGCGACAACGGCACGTACTTCCAGAAGGTGCCGATGGTCGGCGTCACGACCGACCCGAAGCAGTCGACGTTCACGATCGTCCCGCAGGCTGGCGGGGCGATGGAGCTGACCTTCGGCGCGGACTACATCACCACCAACCTCACCCAGACCGAAGTGGCCGAGGTGGACGCGCCCATCGTCTTCGCCGGCTACGGCATCGACGCGCCCGAGTACCAGTGGAACGACTTCAAGGATGTCGACGTGAAGGGCAAGGTGCTGATGCTGTTCGTCAACGAGCCGCCGTCCGACGACCCGAAGTTCTTCACCGGGCGAGCGCTCACCTACTACGGCCGCTGGACCTACAAGTACGAGCAGGCGGCGCGCAAGGGCGCGGTCGGCGTGCTGCTCATCCACAAGACCGAGATGGCCAGCTACGGCTGGGACGTGGTCAAGAACTCGTGGTCGGGCGAGAAGTCGTACCTGCACATCCAGCCGGGCGAGCCCAAGCTGAAGGCGGCGTCGTGGATCCAGCTGGAGGTGGCGCGCAAGGCGCTGGCGGCCGCCGGGCATGACCTCGACCAGCTGCTGGCCGCCGCCAGGCAGCGCGACTTTCGGCCCATCGCGCTGCCGCTCTCGCTCAAGGCGCACATCGTGAGCCAGGTACGGTCGTTCGTTTCCAACAACGTGGTCGCGATGCTGCCGGGTTCCGACGCGAAGCTCAAGGACCAGGCCATCTTCTACACCGCGCACTACGACCACTTCGGCGTCCACGCCAACGAGCCGGGCGACAACATCTACAACGGCGCGCTCGACAACGCCACCGGCTGCGCCATGGTGCTGGAGCTGGCGCGCGCCTGGTCGCAGGCCACGCCCCGGCCGAAGCGCTCCATCTACTTCGCCGCCGTGACGGCGGAGGAGCAGGGCCTGCTCGGCTCGGAGTACCTCGGCAAGCATCCGCCGCTGCCGGCGAAAAGCATCCAGCTCGACCTGAACTACGACGACGTGAAGCCCTACGGCTACCCCGAGCAGCTCGAGGTGGTCGGCTACGACCGCACCTCGTTCGCGCCGGTGGTCGAGCAGACCGCGAAGGCGTTCCGCCTGAAGATCATGCCCGACGCCGCTCCGGAAGCCGGGCACTACTACCGCTCGGACCACTTCTCCATGGCGCGCGTCGGCGTGCCGGCGTTCTCGGTGGGCGCTGGGCGCAAGTACCGCGGCAAGAGCGAAGAGTGGGGCAACAAGATGTACGACGACTACACCGCCAAGGACTACCACAAGCCGTCGGACGAGTTCCGCGAGGAGTTCGACTTCACCGCCAACGCGGTGCTGGCGAAGTTCGGCTTCGTGCTGGGGTGGAAGGCGGCGCAGCAGCCCGGCCAGGTCGAGTG